One Periplaneta americana isolate PAMFEO1 chromosome 8, P.americana_PAMFEO1_priV1, whole genome shotgun sequence genomic region harbors:
- the LOC138704250 gene encoding THAP domain-containing protein 1-like translates to MKRDKWKPTDYSYLCEVHFAPDMWEKTRVDGTRKLKSNAVPTIFFFSPPSAMKRKPPIKRKASAPKATKSSSSPVLDSQVVPQNMAVSIGSGAELQPSSSHAASSCDISTPESSASSEDSDNCCETEQAIHEESTTKLARYEKLYLKEKRKAENYKKLQVKNNLKLICMSQYLRNASRSSYEDDDREFLSGFLDTLHEVKPKSEEVEISAELQWRAVNPSNPSTAGKQQMKSENHAKEM, encoded by the exons atgaaaagggATAAGTGGAAGCCAACtgattattcatatttatgtgag gtTCACTTCGCTCCTGATATGTGGGAAAAAACTCGTGTTGATGGCACACGAAAACTAAAATCGAATGCTGTACCAACAATCTTCTTTTTCTCACCACCATCAGCAATGAAACGAAAACCTCCAATCAAGAGAAAAGCTTCAGCTCCAAAAGCCACCAAATCTTCGTCAA GTCCAGTTCTAGATTCTCAAGTGGTTCCACAAAATATGGCAGTTTCTATTGGCAGTGGTGCTGAATTACAACCGTCTTCATCACATGCAGCATCATCTTGTGACATTTCAACTCCTGAGTCTTCTGCATCAAGTGAGGACAGTGACAACTGCTGTGAGACTGAACAAGCCATACATGAAGAATCAACTACAAAACTGGCAAGGTATGAGAaactatatttaaaagaaaaaaggaaggctGAAAACTACAAGAAAC ttcagGTTAAAAATAACCTCAAGTTGATCTGTATGTCACAATACTTACGAAATGCATCTCGTAGTAGCTACGAAGACGATGACAGGGAATTTCTTTCTGGATTCTTGGACACATTACATGAGGTAAAGCCTAAGTCTGAAGAAGTAGAAATTTCTGCAGAA CTTCAGTGGCGTGCAGTCAACCCCAGCAACCCCAGCACTGCTGGG AAACAGCAGATGAAGTCGGAGAACCATGCAAAAGAAATGTGa